From the genome of Engystomops pustulosus unplaced genomic scaffold, aEngPut4.maternal MAT_SCAFFOLD_693, whole genome shotgun sequence, one region includes:
- the LOC140112321 gene encoding uncharacterized protein: MEREQDQICAEEGVWEGGHDAGAGDPQNDNVTSGSEEHLICPDIIADDSSSALHNDLSSDSGTLGIGSERSQTNRHKRTHQRDERPRSHPREKPFSCLECGKDFNHKSRLVIHERTHTGEEPFSCSQCGKGFNHKSHLVVHERTHTGEKPFPCPECGKCFIRKSVLIEHERIHTGVKPFSCTECGKCFIQKSALITHRRIHTGEKPFSCSECGKCFSLNGVLKIHKRIHTGEKTFLCSECGKSFNNKADLVKHERIHTGEKPFSCSQCGKCFIQKSGLIEHKKIHTGEKPYSCTECGKCFTWKSHLNRHQRIHTGQKAC, translated from the exons atggagagagaaCAGGACCAGATATGTGCGGAGGAGGGagtctgggaaggaggacatgacgctgggGCCGGGGACCCCCAGAATG ATAACGTCACCTCcggctcagaggaacatctgatatgtCCTGATATTATAGCTGATGATTCAAGCTCAGCCCTTCACAATGATCTATCATCGGATTCTGGTACATTGGGCATCGGTTCTGAGAGATCACAGACTAATAGACATAAAAGAACTCACCAACGAGATGAACGTCCAAGAAGTCACCccagggagaagccgttttcatgtttagaatgtggaaaagATTTTAATCACAAATCACGCCTTGTTatacatgagagaactcacacaggagaggaaccattttcatgttcacaatgtggcaaaggttttaatcacaaatcacatcttgttgtgcatgagagaactcacacaggggagaagccatttccatgccccgaatgtggcaaatgttttattcggAAATCAGTTCTTATCGAACACGAGCGAATCCACACAGGGGTAAAGCCGTTTTCCTGcacagaatgtggtaaatgttttattcagaaatCAGCTCTTATTACACAtaggagaattcacacaggggagaagccattttcatgttctgaatgtggcaaatgtttttctCTAAATGGGGTGCTCAAAATacataagagaattcacacaggggagaaaacaTTTTTGTGTTCTGAGTGTGGCAAAAGTTTTAATAATAaagcagatcttgttaaacatgagagaattcacacaggggagaagccattttcatgctcacaatgtggcaaatgttttattcagaaatCGGGTCTTATTGAACATAAGAAaatccacacaggagagaagccgtattcatgtacagaatgtgggaaatgttttacatggAAATCACATCTCAACAGACATCAAAGAATCCACACAGGACAGAAAGCATGTTAA